From Ammoniphilus oxalaticus:
ATTCCAATTTTTAAATCAAGTTTTGAAAATTGTTACTTAAGCGCTATACTTGGAGTTCATAGCATTAAATGGTTAAATACAACTACGAATGGTTAAGAGGTAATTTGGATGAGTGTATTTAAATTTAAAAGTATTCGAATGAGGTTGATTGCAGGATTTTCAATTGTTTTAATGTTGAATGTTTGCTTTGGAATTTTTAACTATTGGACGATTAGCAATAATAATAAATTATCTGAGGAGATTAAAGAAACTGACCTTCCACTTTTAATAGTAAGTAATCAACTGGAGTCATCATTGGCTAACCGAATCGGAGTCATCCGCGGTTATCTTCTATCCGGTGATCCGTTCTATAAAGATTTATTTGATCGTTATACAAAGGAAACAATTCCATATGCTGAACTTGCCTTAGGGATTGGGGATTCAGCCAAAATAAAAGAATTAGACGAACGTTCACAGCAATGGGAGTCCTTCATTGTAGAGCAAGTGTTTGGGGAATATGATAGGGGAAATCATGAAGGCGCTATTGAGAATTTACTGCGAGCAAACGATGATTTTTCTACCTTAATTACGGAGTATCAGGAAATGGGACAAGCAAATGAATCAGTCATAATTGAAAAAGAAGAGAGCGTTGTGGCTCAAGGGAAACTATCGCTATGGATTACAATAGGAGTTACACTGCTCGTGGTGATTATAGGCGCGGTGATCGCCAATATTAGTTCAAGATCAATATCTCATCCCATTTACGCAGTTATGGAACGCATGAAACGAATGGCGAGCGGGGATTTAAGTTTGACGCCTCTAGAAAGTCACACGAAGGATGAGGTTGGACAACTTGTTCATGCGATCAACGAGATGAGCGAACAAATGCGCGAAATACTAAATCAAATACAAGCAGCAGCTTATACTGTATCTCATCATAGTGTGGATTTATCTACATCTGCGAATGAAGTTAAAACGGGTTCGGAACAGGTAGCTTCAACGATGCAGGAACTGGCGTTTGGAGCGGATGCGCAGGCGGATCATAGCTGTGACTTATCCGACGCGATGCAAACCTTTGTAACAGAAGTTGAAATTGTCAATAAAAACGGAGCATACATAGGAAATAAGTCTGTAGACGTCATTCATGCAACGAACGAAGGCAGTCAATTAATGGACTCTTCTAAACGACAAATGCAGAAAATAGAT
This genomic window contains:
- a CDS encoding methyl-accepting chemotaxis protein — translated: MSVFKFKSIRMRLIAGFSIVLMLNVCFGIFNYWTISNNNKLSEEIKETDLPLLIVSNQLESSLANRIGVIRGYLLSGDPFYKDLFDRYTKETIPYAELALGIGDSAKIKELDERSQQWESFIVEQVFGEYDRGNHEGAIENLLRANDDFSTLITEYQEMGQANESVIIEKEESVVAQGKLSLWITIGVTLLVVIIGAVIANISSRSISHPIYAVMERMKRMASGDLSLTPLESHTKDEVGQLVHAINEMSEQMREILNQIQAAAYTVSHHSVDLSTSANEVKTGSEQVASTMQELAFGADAQADHSCDLSDAMQTFVTEVEIVNKNGAYIGNKSVDVIHATNEGSQLMDSSKRQMQKIDQIVLNAVQQFQGLAKQTQEISKLVSVIQDIANQTNLLALNAAIEAARAGEHGKGFAVVANEVRQLSEGVSNSVTDITNIVVDIQTESEIVTTSLQNGYKEIVDGSSQIEETGAKFNAIEEAVTEMADHIRTMSENLASIASRSKEMNRSIEEIAAISEQSATGIEQTSASSQEASAMMEDIVGRSTDLAIIADNLNKLTSRFKL